Below is a genomic region from Raphanus sativus cultivar WK10039 chromosome 4, ASM80110v3, whole genome shotgun sequence.
GGCTTCACGTCTGATAAGCAAACCGTAGACCTACCATCACCGTCCATCTCATGGGATGCATCCATGGCTTACTTCAAATCTAGAGGCTTGAATGTTCTTGACATGGCTACACTTCTAGGTCAGTAGTTGCCTTTTcggtttattttcatttaaggTTTGTTTGTACAGGAGACCAAATCAGTTTGTTTAAGGTACAGTGAAAAAACctataaattaattatgttcaaactatgatattttattaatttttaaaattattaatttatgaaataaaaataaaaaattgtttatatatatttttataaactaaaaataacttattttgTCGTAtatacattactcaaattttaAAGAGTCAAATTTTCatactaatttatattttattatttaatgtatataaatatgttgcataaaattttaaaaactaaaaataacttatttttcCGTATATACAttactcaaaattttaaaagtcaaactttcatattaatttatattttattatttaatgtatataaatatgttgcataaaattttaaaaactaaaaaataacttattttgTCGTAtatacattactcaaattttaaaaagtcaaactttcatattattttttattttattatttaatgtattttatgtggttttaattatagtttactagatattataatatcaaaatattttaaagtatcaataaatatagatataattacattataaaaataaataaaatacacaatataatattttgtttgtacttatataaatatatataaataaattattgatttaggattttttttaaaatatcacattttcttaaaaatattattttattgatctatcttatattttgaatcagtttaattcaattttatcaatttattatatttattaatattggGTTTATAGAGtctatagtttttgtttttggtttagtttgaatCGGTTTAGCTGAATTAAATCTCTTAAACTAGGATCACACTCAATGGGGAGAACACATTGCAGCCACATCGTTGACCGTCTCTACAACTTCAACAACACAGGTAAACCAAGCCCCACTATGGACAAGTCTTTCCTCTCTGAAATGGCAAAGCAATGTCCACCAAGAACCAAGAAAGGCCAGACAGATCCGCTCGTCTACCTAAACCCGGACACAGGATCAAGCCACAGCTTCTCAAGCTCATACTACACCAGGGTTCTATCAAACAAGTCTGTTCTCGAAGTAGATCAACAGCTGCTCTACAATGATGACACCAAGCAAATCTCTGAGGAGTTCTCAGCGGGTTTTGAGGATTTTAGGAAATCTTTTGCTCTTTCAATGAGCAGGATGGGGTCTATTAATGTGTTAACTAAAAACGAAGGCGAGATACGAAGAGATTGCAGGCGCAGAAACTAATAAACACAAGAAGCACAATCTCTCTCTGTGATtgcaagaagaagaataaacaGAAGGTATAAAGAGGAAACATATAGATTTTTATTGTCATTATTACATTGTCATCAGCCATGAAAAAGGCTTCTCTATAATAGCTTAAAGAAGATATGATTCTTGTTGTGTTTGCTTTCTAAGTATAAAATTTTCTGATATTCACATTTTAAAGTATAAAAGGTTATGCAATAAAAACTGTTCATGCAGGAAAAAGAGagataaaatttttatttgtctaACCTCTTTGATTATGAGTCTCAGTTTGTCTAGTGCCAAGCGATTCAATGTCACAAGCTTCTCAGAGTCTCTTCATAGTGCCAAaactgttcttcttcttttagttTTATCTTATTATACTGTTAATAAGTGGAGTCTGACTAGTCACCACTATGATGTGAACTTTGTGTTTGCCTCTGGCTTGCACCTTGAGTCTCTTCCAGCTTCTGGCTCTCCATATGAGTTTGATGGTGGATCTGAACCTCGTTTTGATTCTGAGACTGAGTGTGGCTCTTGGTCTTGATTACCTGACTCTAACAAGCGTCCTCAACagttaaaaatagaataatacagAACCATAAACTTTCTCTGTCTAAGGATAACTAACCTTGTACATGTATCTCCTACGAAGTTTAATGGCTGTGCGTACGCATCTCCTCACGCTAAACACAAGAACCTTATCGTTgaaaatctgcaaaaaaaaaaagatatatagatGCATCTCATCAACTTGAGCATGTAAGGAGAATAAACAGAACAAACTTTCTAACCTGTATCATGTCATCAATGGAGCGAGTTTCTTTCATGATCTTATGTCGATTCATAATCAAAATCGCCGCCACACAAAAGACAGGAAGAGCATCATCCCCTTTCCTGATAGATGAGACTACACAAGGGGCATGTGTGGTTGTTCTACCGTTCCTTGACCAAAGACTTCTTGTCAAACCACAGAAGTGATAtgtggaagaggaggaggatgatgtTGACTTCATCCCACTCTCCTCAGAGAGCGGACCAGTGGTCTTTGGCAAAGGACCACTCTTCGGCAGCAGACCGCTCATAGACAACAAACCGCTGCTCTTTGAAATTGGTCCGCTCTTCGAAGATGCTGGTTCTCTCTTTATACTATCATATATGGTTTCCTCACTCACTTCAGGTCTGGATTTACTAGGAGTCTGAATCACCAGAGGCTCCAAGCAATCATTCTCCAGAGTTTCAGCAACAGATTCATCGTAATCAGCTGCCCACATCATCTACATCCAAAGTTTCATGGTTAGGAGAACGTCACTATAGATACAGAGCTTGAACAGAAGAGCTACTAACCTCCCACATTCTGAGAGCTTCATTGAAAGACAGTTCTCGCCGGAAGAGTACTAAAAGCATACGGAAGGCAAAGTGAAGACTCTCAGCACCAATACGCGTCAAGTGAGAGAATATATCTTTATCTGTGAGTTGCAGTATGTGCCACAGTGATTGCAACTGATCCATCACTCCAGTTGGTccctccatttgaaaattcgcTCTCTGCACAAGTTAAGACGCATAGCAAAATCATATTAATGCATAGTTCAAACAAAGGCcattaaaataagataattaagTATTGGTATTTACCGTTCTTCTTATGAGCATTTCAAAGCACCAAAAGGCATCAGCGTTATCTTCAAAAAGAACCACGAATGGAGAGACTAAATCACTCATTCCTATCAACAGAGTTGCAAGCACAGAGTTAGTCTTCTAATTTAGACCAAAGTAGCTTTCTCATGTTTCAGTTTAACTGAAGAGATATATAGAACCTTGGCAATAACCAGTTGAAGGATCAATCCAAGCATAAACCGCAAGGATATCAGACATTCTTCCTAGGTTTCCTGGATCCTCGTAGAACTCTAGGTGGCCATCTGTCCTTACCACATCAACAACTGAGGAAACAAGAGAGAGTTAAACAATGAAAAGATGCCAAGCTGGGACAGAGAAAAAGGAAGAACATCTCTACCTATTCGATGCAACGTCCAAAGCCATTCAGACACTCTATCTTCTGTGACATTCCCCACACCAGAGGGAGTCTCTTTTACTGATGCAACAGACTCCGGAGGCATCACTTCGATCTCTGAAGTAGACCTTTGTTGTTCTCTAACTAAGTCAGCATTCTTATTAGCAGCAGAAGATCTTAACTCTCTGTGCAATGAAGCATCCTTGTCCGGAGTAGAAACCTCTATCTGATCTAAACTGTTCCTTCCAAACAAATCTGTAACCGGCAGCGAGGGGAAGTCAAAGTAACCGTCAGGGGAAGAAGGAAAGCCATACGGACTGGAAGCAGACACGAAAGAGGAAGTGTTGTACACTACGCTCTCTGGACTTTCTCTACCGCTTGCTAAATCAACAGACTCGCTAGAACTCCCTCTTCTGTGTTGTACATGAGATGTATCAGCACCACCGTTATTATTATTACTCCAATCACTCTGATGGTCTTCAGTATTAGCATTATCAtgatcttcttctctgttttcatCTGTAGTAGTAGTAGCAACCTTGACGGCCTCATCTCTATAAGACTTCCGCATATCCATGACTTTGGAACCCACGACATAGGCAAGCGAACCAGTTCCCACGCTTGAATGCATCGTCTGGCATTGCTTGAGCAAGTCATTGTACCGTTTCCTACGTTAATAACATTCAAATAATTAACAATCTCTCTCACTATAAGCAGTGATACAACAATTAAACAGTGTTACCTTCGAGCATCCCTGAGTTGGTTACGGTGCTCAGAGGTGCTGCTCAGCTCATAACAGCCAAGTAAAAACTCCCAAACCTCAGCTCTAATAGACGGATCGATTCCCTAATAAGAAAACAACATCAACCATTAGAGCATTGTATCTAAAGAACAATCAAAACTCTTcagccaaaaaaaagaaaagcatacCCCTAAGATAATTAACTTGAGGGCCTTTTGGAAACCAGAAACTCTTCCTTCGCTATCAAAAGACGATTGCCACTTCTCTGGCTTAAGCATTTTGCCAATCTATGCACCATTTACAAAATCAACTATTACActtacacacacacaaaagaagCAAAGCCTCCAAAAAAAGAACATTCATTGCTAATTATAGAGaagaatcagaaaaaaaaaagaaagagctaACAGTGATAACAACCTGAATGTGGGATTGGGAAAGACAAGGCTCGCTCAAATCTCGAACCAAAGATCCAA
It encodes:
- the LOC108851058 gene encoding probable peroxidase 26; its protein translation is MGRRHYGLIYNLVMNKLFLAVVVIGALSLFPGTAEAAVMGPSMQKLTWHFYKVYNTCENAENFVRHQVEILYKNDTTIAPKLLRLLYSDCFVTGCDASVLLEGPNSERMALANRGLGAFVIIDKIKTVLEQRCPGVVSCADILNLATRDAVHLAGAPSYPVFTGRRDGFTSDKQTVDLPSPSISWDASMAYFKSRGLNVLDMATLLGSHSMGRTHCSHIVDRLYNFNNTGKPSPTMDKSFLSEMAKQCPPRTKKGQTDPLVYLNPDTGSSHSFSSSYYTRVLSNKSVLEVDQQLLYNDDTKQISEEFSAGFEDFRKSFALSMSRMGSINVLTKNEGEIRRDCRRRN
- the LOC108848474 gene encoding rab GTPase-activating protein 22, translating into MCSGGEGKQWSCGKAGVVSLQKVGSLVRDLSEPCLSQSHIQIGKMLKPEKWQSSFDSEGRVSGFQKALKLIILGGIDPSIRAEVWEFLLGCYELSSTSEHRNQLRDARRKRYNDLLKQCQTMHSSVGTGSLAYVVGSKVMDMRKSYRDEAVKVATTTTDENREEDHDNANTEDHQSDWSNNNNGGADTSHVQHRRGSSSESVDLASGRESPESVVYNTSSFVSASSPYGFPSSPDGYFDFPSLPVTDLFGRNSLDQIEVSTPDKDASLHRELRSSAANKNADLVREQQRSTSEIEVMPPESVASVKETPSGVGNVTEDRVSEWLWTLHRIVVDVVRTDGHLEFYEDPGNLGRMSDILAVYAWIDPSTGYCQGMSDLVSPFVVLFEDNADAFWCFEMLIRRTRANFQMEGPTGVMDQLQSLWHILQLTDKDIFSHLTRIGAESLHFAFRMLLVLFRRELSFNEALRMWEMMWAADYDESVAETLENDCLEPLVIQTPSKSRPEVSEETIYDSIKREPASSKSGPISKSSGLLSMSGLLPKSGPLPKTTGPLSEESGMKSTSSSSSSTYHFCGLTRSLWSRNGRTTTHAPCVVSSIRKGDDALPVFCVAAILIMNRHKIMKETRSIDDMIQIFNDKVLVFSVRRCVRTAIKLRRRYMYKSQVIKTKSHTQSQNQNEVQIHHQTHMESQKLEETQGASQRQTQSSHHSGD